In one window of Tellurirhabdus rosea DNA:
- a CDS encoding rhodanese-like domain-containing protein has product MRQLLLLTMVFGFYSAMAQVTNRAYGLMLRTLYKGTVPTVSVADLHKNPKVILLDTRARREFEVSHLPGAQWVGFDEFDLKRVAAVPRDSPIVVYCSVGYRSERIGEKLLAAGFTHVRNLYGSIFEWVNQGYPLVDSAGKPTNRIHAYNRAWGVWVDKGEKVYD; this is encoded by the coding sequence ATGCGACAACTTCTTCTGCTGACAATGGTTTTTGGTTTCTATTCAGCGATGGCGCAGGTTACTAACCGGGCTTACGGACTGATGCTCAGGACGCTGTACAAAGGCACCGTTCCGACGGTCAGCGTGGCAGACCTGCACAAAAACCCGAAAGTAATTCTGCTGGATACCCGCGCCCGGCGCGAATTTGAGGTCAGCCACCTCCCCGGTGCCCAGTGGGTCGGTTTTGACGAATTTGATCTTAAACGCGTGGCGGCCGTGCCCAGGGATTCGCCCATTGTGGTCTACTGCTCGGTCGGTTACCGCAGCGAACGGATCGGGGAGAAACTGCTGGCGGCGGGCTTCACCCACGTCCGTAACCTCTACGGCAGCATCTTCGAGTGGGTCAACCAGGGCTACCCGCTGGTGGATTCCGCCGGAAAGCCGACAAACCGAATCCACGCGTATAACCGGGCCTGGGGCGTCTGGGTCGATAAAGGAGAGAAAGTGTATGACTAG
- a CDS encoding methyltransferase, which translates to MTSEFWNERYRQEQTGWDIGTVSTPLQTYFDQLSDRSARILIPGAGNAYEAEYLLRKGFTDVTVVDISDEVIGRLAERLQPLAGNRLTLVCEDFFAHEGRYDLIVEQTFFCALNPALREAYVRKMKALLKPAGVLAGVLFDRTFAQDGPPFGGSVAEYDRLFTAEFGSVQIEPCYNSIPPRAGAEVFILIRP; encoded by the coding sequence ATGACTAGCGAATTCTGGAACGAACGCTACCGGCAGGAACAAACGGGCTGGGACATCGGAACCGTTTCCACGCCTCTGCAAACGTATTTTGACCAGCTCAGCGACCGCTCAGCCCGCATTCTTATCCCCGGAGCCGGGAACGCCTACGAAGCCGAATATCTGCTCCGGAAAGGCTTTACGGACGTAACGGTAGTGGATATTTCGGACGAAGTGATCGGCAGACTGGCCGAACGGCTGCAACCGCTCGCCGGAAACCGGCTGACTCTGGTTTGTGAAGATTTCTTTGCGCATGAAGGCCGGTACGACCTTATCGTTGAGCAGACGTTTTTCTGTGCCCTGAACCCTGCTTTGCGGGAGGCGTATGTCCGGAAAATGAAGGCGTTGCTGAAACCAGCGGGAGTGCTGGCAGGGGTATTGTTCGACCGGACGTTTGCGCAGGATGGGCCGCCGTTTGGCGGAAGCGTGGCGGAGTATGACCGCTTGTTTACGGCAGAATTTGGATCGGTGCAGATAGAACCCTGCTACAATTCCATTCCGCCGCGGGCGGGCGCTGAGGTCTTCATCCTCATTCGCCCCTGA
- a CDS encoding T9SS type A sorting domain-containing protein, giving the protein MNTRNASRLLMTALLFGGVLTAATAQTDKAKEKGQVKVKVMERTDAGEMREFDRTYNVEGMKDDDRDAMVNRIVDSLRTKRGNNRGQITIIVEDDNGSTRIVQRDVNGNRVDLRQRSGDSRAELNGDRSTRRYRVYPDSLADRSRRFEFSFPENWSTRMNDAFRNWSVDLGDSPKASTIRSLQVYPNNPEQHELNVRFTAPAKGDVKIRVTTPDGREIARKDVKDFSGSFTGQIDLGKKAKGVYFVTVTQNEDGAMKRIVLSE; this is encoded by the coding sequence ATGAACACCAGAAACGCATCCCGTCTGCTCATGACAGCCCTGCTGTTTGGCGGCGTTTTGACGGCAGCAACTGCCCAGACAGACAAGGCCAAGGAAAAAGGCCAGGTGAAAGTAAAAGTAATGGAACGTACCGATGCCGGTGAAATGCGGGAGTTCGACCGCACCTACAATGTCGAGGGCATGAAGGACGACGACCGCGACGCGATGGTCAACCGCATCGTGGACTCACTCCGGACCAAGCGCGGCAACAACCGGGGCCAGATTACGATCATTGTCGAAGACGACAACGGCAGCACCCGGATCGTGCAGCGCGACGTGAACGGCAACCGGGTGGATCTCCGGCAGCGGAGCGGCGACAGTCGGGCGGAGCTTAACGGCGACCGCAGCACCCGGCGTTACCGGGTTTATCCCGACTCGCTGGCCGACCGCTCCCGCCGGTTTGAGTTCTCGTTTCCGGAAAACTGGAGCACGCGCATGAACGACGCCTTCCGGAACTGGAGCGTCGATCTGGGCGACTCCCCGAAAGCCTCGACCATCCGCAGCCTGCAGGTTTATCCCAACAACCCGGAACAGCACGAACTGAACGTTCGGTTTACGGCTCCGGCAAAAGGCGACGTGAAGATTCGGGTGACCACGCCGGATGGCAGGGAAATCGCCCGCAAGGATGTGAAGGACTTTTCCGGAAGCTTCACTGGCCAGATCGATCTGGGCAAAAAGGCGAAAGGAGTTTACTTTGTGACGGTTACGCAGAACGAAGACGGTGCCATGAAGCGGATTGTGCTCTCCGAATAA